The following are from one region of the Microbacterium sp. BK668 genome:
- a CDS encoding TetR/AcrR family transcriptional regulator, which translates to MVVVTSSPSSIRVRKRPEERREEILSHAAAIALDEGLERITLRAVAERLGVRPGLITHYFPAAEDLVIEAFARAAVLEREQFFPTAGSPIERLAHFIGRVQGGASTGLARLWLNARHLSRFSPALEAELQEQDRLDRERLIAIIEDGRSSGDFPAGDAETACTRILIAVDGGGAYVNSDAEVPHPGQAHAVADITDWALGLPAGTVQGAIDLLPATTALEGVRDESPALIRTEPSPRRPQSLRIT; encoded by the coding sequence ATGGTCGTCGTGACGTCAAGCCCTAGTTCGATCCGGGTCCGCAAGCGCCCCGAGGAACGGCGGGAGGAAATCCTCTCCCACGCCGCTGCGATCGCCCTCGACGAGGGCCTCGAGCGCATCACCCTGCGCGCGGTCGCCGAGCGACTGGGCGTGCGTCCCGGGCTCATCACGCACTACTTCCCCGCCGCCGAGGATCTCGTGATCGAGGCATTCGCCCGGGCCGCGGTGCTCGAGCGGGAGCAGTTCTTCCCGACTGCCGGGTCGCCGATCGAGCGCCTCGCCCACTTCATCGGACGGGTCCAGGGGGGCGCGTCGACGGGCCTCGCGCGGCTGTGGCTCAACGCGCGGCATCTCTCCCGCTTCAGCCCCGCGCTCGAGGCCGAGCTCCAGGAGCAGGATCGTCTGGACCGGGAGCGGCTCATCGCGATCATCGAGGACGGCAGGTCGTCCGGCGACTTCCCGGCCGGCGACGCCGAGACGGCCTGCACGCGGATCCTCATCGCGGTGGACGGCGGAGGCGCCTACGTCAACAGCGACGCGGAGGTCCCCCATCCGGGGCAGGCGCACGCCGTCGCCGACATCACCGACTGGGCGCTCGGGCTTCCTGCCGGCACCGTGCAGGGCGCGATCGACCTCCTGCCGGCAACGACTGCGCTCGAGGGCGTGCGCGACGAGAGTCCGGCACTCATCCGCACCGAGCCCTCGCCTCGTCGACCTCAGTCGCTCAGGATCACCTGA
- a CDS encoding cytosine permease: MTQTEPQLDEFIDTAARPETRGIELVGDAERHGRARDLFFIWAAPNVSILNLTIGATLILLGLEIWQSIAVIVAASLLWVFPGIIAGSGPASGTSGSVVTRAMYGIIGNKLFVAFVGWFIGAVFLSLTWLASSFMGADLLRRLGLDDPVWVPIGVTVVVATITILVAIFGHGLIVRAYSYMAAALFVIFLLVTAFILPTVDWQYSAPEPLGGVALWSSMAIGFTILASTPLSFINSPDIARYLPRSTKHSRIALATGLGGAVPFIVFTTVGVLLATGLSGAAFEAGIDVALLDLLPAWLAPVLVVGVVINTIALNAMTTYTSSMALQAIGFRLRRIPAAIIVGVVGTALTVYLVLSSSLLEAANLMLQFLVVVSGPAMAIFVVDVLLRRYRYDGPELFDDHPGGRFWYTGGWSVPGITALIAGGLATALCLSTSVWSGPIAEAAGYVDLSVPVGMLVAAALYAGLLRTPLGKGGRP; this comes from the coding sequence GTGACCCAGACAGAGCCGCAGCTCGACGAGTTCATCGACACCGCAGCGCGTCCCGAGACGCGCGGGATCGAGCTCGTCGGCGATGCCGAGCGTCACGGGCGGGCCCGCGACCTCTTCTTCATCTGGGCGGCGCCGAATGTCAGCATCCTGAACCTGACGATCGGTGCGACGCTCATCCTGCTCGGCCTCGAGATCTGGCAGTCGATCGCCGTGATCGTCGCGGCCTCGCTGCTGTGGGTGTTCCCCGGGATCATCGCCGGAAGCGGCCCGGCATCGGGGACGTCGGGGTCGGTCGTCACGCGCGCCATGTACGGGATCATCGGCAACAAGCTCTTCGTCGCGTTCGTCGGATGGTTCATCGGGGCCGTGTTCCTGTCGCTGACGTGGCTCGCGTCATCCTTCATGGGAGCCGACCTGCTGCGGCGACTGGGACTCGACGACCCGGTATGGGTGCCGATCGGCGTGACGGTGGTCGTCGCGACGATCACGATCCTCGTCGCGATCTTCGGCCACGGTCTCATCGTGCGCGCGTATTCGTACATGGCTGCGGCCCTCTTCGTCATCTTCCTGCTCGTGACCGCCTTCATCCTTCCGACGGTCGACTGGCAGTACTCGGCGCCCGAGCCCCTCGGCGGCGTCGCACTGTGGTCGTCGATGGCGATCGGGTTCACGATCCTCGCCTCGACCCCGCTGTCGTTCATCAACAGCCCCGACATCGCGCGGTACCTTCCCCGCTCGACGAAGCACTCCCGCATCGCGCTCGCGACCGGGCTCGGCGGCGCCGTCCCCTTCATCGTCTTCACCACCGTCGGCGTGCTGCTGGCGACCGGGCTGAGCGGCGCGGCGTTCGAGGCGGGCATCGACGTCGCGCTGCTCGACCTGCTGCCGGCCTGGCTCGCCCCCGTGCTGGTCGTCGGCGTCGTCATCAACACGATCGCCTTGAACGCCATGACGACGTACACCTCGAGCATGGCGCTTCAGGCCATCGGCTTCCGGCTGCGGCGCATCCCCGCGGCGATCATCGTGGGGGTCGTCGGCACCGCGCTGACTGTCTACCTCGTGCTGTCGTCCAGCCTCCTGGAGGCGGCGAACCTCATGCTGCAGTTCCTCGTGGTCGTGTCCGGCCCCGCCATGGCGATCTTCGTCGTCGACGTGCTGCTGCGCCGGTACCGGTACGACGGGCCGGAGCTCTTCGACGACCACCCCGGCGGCCGGTTCTGGTACACCGGAGGCTGGAGCGTCCCCGGCATCACCGCGCTGATCGCGGGCGGCCTCGCCACCGCCCTCTGCCTCTCCACGAGCGTCTGGAGCGGACCGATCGCGGAAGCCGCGGGCTACGTCGACCTCTCGGTGCCGGTGGGCATGCTCGTCGCCGCGGCCCTGTACGCGGGCCTCCTGCGCACGCCGCTCGGCAAGGGCGGCCGGCCGTGA
- a CDS encoding amidohydrolase encodes MITRYLNGRVFTADPDPAASWAEAFAMEDDRIVFVGAADEAPDAATTVDLEGRLVLPGVIDAHTHLLMMGAALGQVPLTDARSLAEIQDRLRRARAADPGAAVLRGRGWLFDSLPGAPTAAMIDAAVSDVPVYLDANDYHSCWVNSAALVELGITRDTPDPLGGEIVRDAAGEPAGLLLETAATQYAWAQRDASTTDADRDQDVQRALDAYLAGGVTGVVDMAFDEFGLAAFERARARHGGELPIRVAAHWIVTNTGDDEANLAQVARAAELAADRSSPWLRVVGIKLILDGTIDACTAALRHPYADGSNAAPIWPPAQLNPVVAAADAAGLQVAQHAIGDYASEIALDALEHAAAANGQRARLHRIEHLEYAAPGTAERMARLGVTASMQPVHSDPAIFANWAEMLGDERVERAFPWPEYEDAGALLAFSTDAPTAPYSALANMYVASTRASALDPAVTATHPQYALPLDRAIAHATRDAAASVGDGAWRGRIAPGFAADVVVLDTDPFVSGMPSLLEAQVIETIVAGRTRYRR; translated from the coding sequence GTGATCACGCGCTACCTCAACGGGCGCGTCTTCACCGCCGATCCCGATCCGGCAGCGTCCTGGGCGGAGGCGTTCGCGATGGAGGACGACCGGATCGTGTTCGTCGGCGCCGCAGACGAGGCTCCGGATGCCGCGACCACGGTCGATCTCGAGGGCCGGCTGGTGCTGCCGGGCGTCATCGACGCGCACACCCACCTGCTCATGATGGGGGCCGCACTCGGGCAGGTGCCCCTCACCGACGCGCGATCGCTCGCAGAGATCCAGGACCGGCTGCGCCGGGCGCGGGCGGCGGATCCCGGTGCGGCCGTCCTCCGCGGCCGCGGCTGGCTGTTCGACTCGCTCCCCGGCGCCCCGACGGCCGCGATGATCGACGCGGCGGTCTCGGACGTCCCCGTCTACCTGGATGCGAACGACTACCACTCGTGCTGGGTCAACAGCGCGGCGCTCGTTGAGCTCGGCATCACACGCGACACGCCCGATCCGCTGGGGGGAGAGATCGTCCGGGATGCCGCGGGCGAGCCCGCCGGATTGCTTCTCGAGACGGCCGCCACCCAGTACGCGTGGGCCCAGCGGGATGCGTCGACGACGGATGCCGACCGCGACCAGGACGTGCAGCGCGCGCTCGACGCGTACCTCGCGGGCGGCGTGACGGGTGTCGTGGACATGGCCTTCGACGAGTTCGGGCTCGCCGCGTTCGAACGCGCCCGCGCGCGGCACGGCGGCGAGCTGCCGATCCGCGTCGCGGCGCACTGGATCGTCACCAACACCGGCGACGACGAGGCGAACCTCGCGCAGGTGGCCCGGGCGGCGGAGCTCGCGGCGGATCGGTCTTCGCCGTGGCTGCGCGTGGTGGGCATCAAGCTCATCCTCGACGGGACGATCGACGCCTGCACGGCGGCGCTGCGCCACCCGTATGCGGATGGCTCGAACGCCGCGCCGATCTGGCCGCCGGCGCAGCTGAACCCGGTCGTCGCGGCGGCCGATGCCGCCGGGCTCCAGGTCGCGCAGCACGCGATCGGCGACTACGCCAGCGAGATCGCACTCGACGCCCTCGAGCATGCGGCCGCCGCCAACGGGCAGCGGGCCCGGCTGCACCGGATCGAGCACCTGGAGTACGCCGCCCCGGGCACCGCCGAACGGATGGCGCGACTCGGGGTGACAGCATCCATGCAGCCCGTCCACTCCGACCCCGCGATCTTCGCGAACTGGGCCGAGATGCTCGGCGACGAGCGGGTGGAGCGGGCATTCCCATGGCCGGAGTACGAGGACGCCGGGGCGCTCCTGGCCTTCTCGACCGACGCGCCGACCGCGCCGTACAGCGCCCTCGCCAACATGTACGTCGCCTCGACCCGGGCCTCAGCCCTCGATCCAGCCGTGACGGCGACGCATCCGCAGTACGCGCTGCCGCTGGACCGGGCCATCGCCCACGCGACGCGGGATGCCGCGGCATCCGTCGGCGACGGCGCGTGGCGCGGACGGATCGCTCCCGGATTCGCTGCGGATGTCGTCGTGCTCGACACCGACCCGTTCGTGTCGGGGATGCCGTCGCTGCTGGAGGCGCAGGTGATCGAGACGATCGTCGCGGGGCGGACGCGATACCGGCGCTGA
- a CDS encoding LacI family DNA-binding transcriptional regulator produces MMEQLFLGTGKAPMAATLTDVARRAGVSIATASRAFGEPDRLASGTLDRVLRAASELGYDSPQAATATRSFGVIVPDVANPVYATLLKSIHTQAWHGRHRTVLYDADEDRRREREQIERARKLDGILLCSPRLPDDEVLELVGDTPFVVVNRYIEGVPCVLMDMEHGPRQAVEHLAALGHTHIAYAAGPLGSWADGRRAHTITKACEAFGIRLTPLSHQAASIQGGRAAAAPAFASGATAVIAYNDLVALGLEAGLSDMGKACPADISIIGIDDIDMASAVKPGLTTVKMPIERCGALAVELLLQVMAGAALTEAATLGSQLIVRGTTAAPPG; encoded by the coding sequence ATGATGGAACAGCTGTTCCTCGGAACCGGAAAGGCGCCCATGGCTGCGACGTTGACCGATGTGGCACGGCGCGCCGGCGTGTCGATCGCAACGGCGTCCCGGGCCTTCGGCGAGCCCGATCGGCTCGCGAGCGGAACGCTCGACCGCGTCCTCCGGGCCGCCAGCGAGCTCGGCTACGACAGCCCCCAGGCCGCGACGGCGACGCGCTCGTTCGGCGTGATCGTCCCCGATGTCGCCAATCCGGTCTATGCGACTCTCCTCAAGTCGATCCACACGCAGGCCTGGCACGGACGCCACCGCACCGTGCTGTACGACGCCGACGAGGACCGCCGGCGCGAGCGCGAGCAGATCGAGCGCGCCCGCAAGCTCGACGGCATACTCCTGTGCTCGCCGCGCCTGCCGGACGACGAGGTGCTGGAGCTGGTGGGCGACACTCCCTTCGTCGTGGTGAACCGCTACATCGAAGGCGTCCCCTGTGTGCTCATGGACATGGAGCACGGGCCGCGTCAGGCGGTCGAGCATCTCGCGGCCCTCGGCCACACCCACATCGCCTACGCGGCCGGCCCGCTCGGGTCTTGGGCCGACGGCCGACGCGCGCACACCATCACGAAAGCGTGCGAGGCGTTCGGCATCCGGCTCACTCCGTTGAGCCATCAGGCCGCGTCCATCCAGGGCGGCCGCGCCGCCGCGGCACCCGCCTTCGCGAGCGGCGCGACCGCGGTCATCGCCTACAACGATCTCGTCGCACTCGGCCTGGAAGCGGGCCTCTCCGACATGGGCAAGGCCTGCCCTGCCGACATCAGCATCATCGGCATCGACGACATCGACATGGCCAGTGCCGTCAAGCCCGGCCTGACCACCGTCAAGATGCCGATCGAGCGGTGCGGAGCGCTCGCAGTCGAGCTGCTGCTGCAGGTCATGGCCGGAGCGGCGCTCACCGAGGCGGCGACGCTCGGCTCCCAGCTCATCGTCCGCGGGACGACGGCGGCGCCGCCCGGCTGA
- a CDS encoding mannitol dehydrogenase family protein codes for MSADAQGLTRSYRGGVAIPRMPARPGILHLGLGNFHRAHQAVYTSAALAADGGDWGIVGVASRSRSIVDAMRAQDMTYSVATISPAGTALSVPGVHTDAFVAGEEPQRVVDGIADPGIRIVTLTVTENGYSYSPATGHLDTSGDTILADLRGGAPRSTIGQLARGIQRRAATSGSPLTVLSCDNLAANGPHTRRLVEEFLQELPAGESADALAFLRSSVSFPSSMVDRIVPSTTPALRDEVSSLLGVRDEIPVPAEPFTMWAIEDDFAAGRPAWEAGGAVFSDEVGRYEQMKVRLLNGTHSLIAYLGALSGAGTIPDAIHRSDIERAARLVLAREYLPSIQVPSGVDIEHYERELFLRWGNTALGHRTTQVGTDGSVKLRQRIPEPALRALDSGEMPHLIALTVAGYLSCLAPRRGFDPGPYAAAMTDAARERLAGIARSARTGAEIAERSISGLQLFGEELADRHPFVDRVGELVDTIARDGVSAAIADSTTAAEAAVKGRPSEVPA; via the coding sequence GTGAGCGCCGACGCCCAGGGCCTGACCCGGTCGTACCGCGGCGGCGTCGCCATCCCCCGGATGCCGGCACGCCCGGGTATCCTGCATCTCGGGCTCGGCAACTTCCACCGCGCTCACCAGGCGGTCTACACATCGGCCGCGCTCGCCGCAGACGGCGGCGACTGGGGCATCGTGGGCGTCGCCTCCCGTTCGCGGTCGATCGTCGACGCGATGCGCGCGCAGGACATGACCTACTCGGTCGCGACGATCTCACCCGCGGGTACGGCACTGAGCGTTCCCGGCGTTCACACCGACGCCTTCGTCGCGGGGGAGGAGCCGCAGCGCGTCGTCGACGGCATCGCCGACCCCGGCATTCGGATCGTCACCCTCACCGTCACGGAGAACGGCTACAGCTACTCGCCCGCGACGGGCCACCTCGACACGTCGGGCGACACCATCTTGGCCGACCTGCGCGGCGGCGCGCCACGCTCGACCATCGGCCAGCTGGCCCGTGGCATCCAGCGGCGGGCCGCGACATCCGGCTCACCTCTCACGGTGCTCAGCTGCGACAACCTCGCTGCCAACGGTCCCCACACGAGGCGTCTGGTCGAGGAGTTCCTCCAGGAGCTGCCCGCCGGCGAGAGCGCCGACGCGCTGGCGTTCCTGCGGTCGTCGGTGTCGTTCCCCTCGAGCATGGTCGACCGCATCGTCCCCTCGACGACCCCCGCGCTGCGCGACGAGGTGTCGTCGCTCCTCGGCGTGCGCGACGAGATCCCGGTGCCCGCCGAGCCGTTCACGATGTGGGCGATCGAAGACGACTTCGCCGCCGGGCGCCCCGCGTGGGAAGCCGGGGGAGCGGTCTTCAGCGACGAGGTCGGACGCTACGAGCAGATGAAGGTGCGGCTCCTCAACGGCACGCACTCGCTCATCGCGTACCTCGGGGCCCTGAGCGGGGCCGGGACGATCCCCGACGCGATCCACCGGTCCGACATCGAGCGCGCTGCACGGCTCGTCCTCGCCCGCGAGTACCTGCCCTCGATCCAGGTGCCGTCCGGCGTCGACATCGAGCACTACGAGCGCGAGCTGTTCCTGCGCTGGGGCAACACGGCCCTCGGCCACCGCACGACCCAGGTGGGCACCGACGGCTCCGTGAAGCTCCGCCAGCGCATCCCCGAGCCAGCCCTGCGCGCCCTCGACAGCGGCGAGATGCCGCACCTGATCGCCCTGACGGTGGCGGGATATCTGTCGTGCCTGGCGCCCCGTCGGGGCTTCGACCCCGGTCCCTACGCCGCCGCGATGACGGATGCCGCCCGCGAGCGGCTGGCCGGCATCGCCCGATCGGCGCGCACCGGCGCCGAGATCGCCGAGCGGTCGATCAGCGGGCTCCAGCTCTTCGGCGAGGAGCTCGCCGACCGCCATCCCTTCGTCGACCGCGTCGGCGAGCTCGTCGACACCATCGCCCGCGACGGCGTCTCGGCCGCCATCGCCGACAGCACGACCGCCGCCGAAGCCGCCGTCAAGGGCCGCCCTTCGGAGGTGCCGGCGTGA
- a CDS encoding L-idonate 5-dehydrogenase, producing the protein MKALAIHGKEDIRWEDREVPTPGEGEVRLRVRYVGICGSDLHYYFHGANGEYEIREPLTPGHELSAVVDLDPSGRLAAGTPVTVHPARYGAEIPGLEDKPHLRPGGDYFGSAATTPHRQGGAAEYLLVEEHMIRVLPEGLPLERAALAEPLAVALHAVGLAGDLTGKRVLVIGAGPIGLLVVAAADHGGAAAIGASDVRTEPLERAAALGATELAMVGRDTIADESYDVVFECSGVAASVTQAVRAARRAGVIVQVGMLANAEIGVNLAPMLAKELTIRGAFRFSGEIDDAVAMLAASDVFDAVISHTIDASAAVEAFATARDSSASAKVLLAL; encoded by the coding sequence ATGAAGGCGCTCGCCATCCACGGCAAGGAAGACATCCGCTGGGAGGACCGCGAGGTCCCCACGCCCGGCGAGGGCGAGGTGCGCCTCCGCGTGCGCTACGTCGGCATCTGCGGCTCCGACCTGCACTACTACTTCCACGGCGCCAACGGCGAGTACGAGATCCGCGAGCCTCTCACGCCCGGTCACGAACTCTCGGCCGTCGTCGACCTCGACCCCTCGGGCCGCCTCGCGGCGGGCACGCCGGTGACCGTGCACCCCGCCCGCTACGGTGCCGAGATCCCCGGCCTGGAGGACAAGCCCCACCTCCGCCCCGGCGGCGACTACTTCGGCAGCGCGGCCACGACGCCGCACCGTCAGGGCGGAGCCGCTGAGTACCTCCTCGTCGAGGAGCACATGATCCGCGTGCTCCCCGAGGGCCTGCCGCTCGAGCGCGCCGCGCTCGCCGAGCCTCTCGCGGTCGCGCTGCACGCCGTCGGCCTCGCGGGCGATCTCACCGGCAAGCGCGTGCTCGTGATCGGCGCCGGTCCGATCGGCCTGCTGGTGGTCGCCGCGGCCGATCACGGGGGCGCCGCCGCGATCGGTGCGAGCGACGTGCGGACCGAGCCGCTCGAGCGCGCAGCGGCCCTCGGTGCGACCGAGCTCGCGATGGTCGGCCGGGACACGATCGCGGACGAGTCCTACGACGTGGTCTTCGAGTGCTCCGGGGTCGCGGCATCCGTCACCCAGGCCGTCCGCGCCGCGCGACGGGCGGGCGTCATCGTGCAGGTCGGGATGCTCGCGAACGCTGAGATCGGCGTCAACCTCGCACCCATGCTCGCCAAGGAGCTGACGATCCGCGGTGCCTTCCGCTTCTCGGGCGAGATCGATGACGCGGTCGCGATGCTCGCCGCGTCCGACGTGTTCGACGCCGTGATCTCGCACACCATCGACGCCTCCGCCGCGGTGGAGGCCTTCGCTACGGCCCGGGACTCCTCGGCTTCCGCCAAGGTCCTCCTCGCCCTCTGA
- a CDS encoding MFS transporter, whose translation MSTSNVPGVDAAAPPPTVQRSTGDLVRAAVSGWLGTALEFMDFQLYSLAAALVFSQLFFAGEEAGMAVVLAMATYGVGYVARPLGAWYFGRMGDKVGRRKVLFYTILLMGLATTLIGFLPTYEQAGIIAPIMLVVLRLAQGFGAGAEISGAGVMLAEYAPTRRRGIIASLVALGTNCGTLFASAIWAILLAVMMEDDVIAWGWRIPFIASSVVMLFAVWVRFRLKESPVFEERTDVVDGKALSRDEMVELATQTNDVRTLQALERKPIKATLVSFFLRFGQAGNSGLIQTYMISFITITLAVQKGVGPEIVIVSSLIGFGTIPLVGWLGDVFGRRRMYIVMTSLSLLLIVPTMLAINTKEIGWIFVGYAVIHNVSVLGLASMENISLPEIFGARNRYTLTAIVREIAAIIATGIGPIIAAAWVAATTGSILPVIVLLGFYTACALVAAIVAPEWTGRDLTDPRSAM comes from the coding sequence ATGAGCACTTCGAACGTCCCCGGTGTGGATGCCGCGGCACCGCCGCCGACCGTCCAGCGGTCGACCGGCGACCTGGTCCGGGCCGCCGTCTCGGGCTGGCTCGGCACCGCGCTGGAGTTCATGGACTTCCAGCTCTATTCGCTGGCCGCAGCACTCGTCTTCAGCCAGCTCTTCTTCGCCGGTGAGGAGGCCGGCATGGCCGTCGTCCTCGCAATGGCGACGTACGGCGTCGGCTACGTCGCGCGACCCCTCGGAGCGTGGTACTTCGGCCGCATGGGCGACAAGGTGGGCCGCCGCAAGGTGCTCTTCTACACGATCCTCCTGATGGGTCTCGCGACGACCCTCATCGGCTTCCTCCCCACATATGAGCAGGCCGGCATCATCGCCCCGATCATGCTCGTCGTGCTGCGTCTGGCCCAGGGCTTCGGCGCGGGCGCCGAGATCTCGGGCGCCGGCGTCATGCTCGCCGAGTACGCCCCGACGCGTCGCCGCGGCATCATCGCCTCGCTCGTCGCGCTCGGCACGAACTGCGGAACGCTCTTCGCCTCGGCGATCTGGGCGATCCTGCTCGCCGTCATGATGGAGGACGACGTCATCGCGTGGGGCTGGCGCATTCCGTTCATCGCGAGCTCCGTCGTCATGCTCTTCGCCGTGTGGGTGCGCTTCCGCCTCAAGGAGAGCCCCGTCTTCGAGGAGCGCACCGACGTCGTCGACGGCAAGGCGCTCTCGCGCGACGAGATGGTCGAGCTCGCCACGCAGACCAACGACGTGCGCACGCTGCAGGCGCTCGAGCGCAAGCCCATCAAGGCGACGCTCGTCTCGTTCTTCCTGCGCTTCGGCCAGGCGGGCAACTCGGGCCTCATCCAGACCTACATGATATCGTTCATCACGATCACGCTCGCCGTGCAGAAGGGCGTCGGCCCCGAGATCGTCATCGTCTCGTCGCTCATCGGCTTCGGCACGATCCCGCTCGTCGGCTGGCTCGGCGACGTGTTCGGCCGCCGGCGGATGTACATCGTCATGACGTCGCTCTCGCTCCTGCTGATCGTCCCGACCATGCTCGCGATCAACACGAAGGAGATCGGCTGGATCTTCGTCGGCTACGCCGTGATCCACAACGTCTCGGTCCTGGGCCTGGCATCGATGGAGAACATCTCGCTCCCCGAGATCTTCGGCGCGCGCAACCGATACACCCTCACCGCGATCGTCCGTGAGATCGCCGCGATCATCGCGACCGGCATCGGTCCGATCATCGCCGCAGCCTGGGTCGCGGCGACGACCGGCAGCATCCTCCCGGTGATCGTGCTGCTCGGCTTCTACACGGCCTGCGCCCTCGTCGCGGCGATCGTCGCACCCGAGTGGACCGGCCGCGACCTGACCGACCCGCGCTCGGCGATGTGA
- the manD gene encoding D-mannonate dehydratase ManD yields the protein MTIDRVDVNITSPGRNFVTLKITTSDGIVGWGDATLNGRELSVASYLGDHVASTLIGRDEDRIEDTWQYLYRGPYWRRGPVTMAAIAAVDMALWDIKAKKAGMPLYQLLGGASRSGVRVYAHASGTDYDALANAITGYRELGFTAVRVQTGVPGLGQIYGVSAAGPGVRYDYEPAKRAQDGRPSEETWDTRTYLNHMPGVFARIREDFGSGLRILHDGHHRMTPIEAARFAKDIEPYDLFWLEDCTPGEDQTALRLVRQHSTTPLAIGEVFNTVFDYQTLITERLIDYVRSAVTHTGGITAMKKLLDFAAIYGIKSGIHGPTDISPVGMAAALHLDLAIHNFGIQEYMPHNEQTLEVFQTSFTFDQGFLHPGEQPGLGVELDEDAASAFEYTKAYLPVNRLTDGTVHDW from the coding sequence ATGACCATCGACCGCGTCGACGTCAACATCACCAGCCCCGGGCGCAACTTCGTGACGCTCAAGATCACGACCTCGGACGGCATCGTCGGATGGGGCGACGCGACCCTCAACGGGCGCGAGCTCTCGGTCGCGTCCTACCTCGGCGACCACGTCGCCTCGACGCTCATCGGCCGTGACGAGGACCGCATCGAGGACACGTGGCAGTACCTCTACCGCGGGCCGTACTGGCGCCGCGGCCCCGTCACGATGGCCGCGATCGCCGCTGTCGACATGGCGCTGTGGGACATCAAGGCCAAGAAGGCCGGGATGCCGCTCTACCAGCTGCTCGGCGGTGCGAGCCGGTCGGGCGTGCGGGTCTACGCCCACGCCTCCGGCACCGACTACGACGCCCTCGCGAACGCGATCACGGGCTATCGCGAGCTCGGCTTCACCGCGGTGCGCGTGCAGACCGGCGTGCCGGGTCTCGGCCAGATCTACGGCGTCTCGGCTGCGGGACCGGGCGTCCGCTACGACTACGAGCCGGCCAAGCGCGCCCAGGACGGCCGCCCCAGCGAGGAGACGTGGGACACCCGCACCTACCTCAATCACATGCCCGGCGTCTTCGCGCGCATCCGCGAGGACTTCGGCAGCGGACTGCGCATCCTGCACGACGGGCACCACCGCATGACGCCGATCGAAGCAGCCCGCTTCGCGAAGGACATCGAGCCGTACGACCTCTTCTGGCTCGAGGACTGCACCCCCGGCGAGGACCAGACGGCCCTGCGACTCGTGCGCCAGCACTCCACGACGCCGCTCGCGATCGGCGAGGTCTTCAACACCGTCTTCGACTATCAGACGCTCATCACCGAGCGCCTCATCGACTACGTCCGCTCCGCCGTCACCCACACGGGCGGCATCACCGCCATGAAGAAGCTCCTCGACTTCGCCGCGATCTACGGCATCAAGTCCGGCATCCACGGCCCGACCGACATCTCGCCGGTCGGCATGGCCGCCGCCCTGCATCTCGACCTCGCGATCCACAACTTCGGCATCCAGGAGTACATGCCGCACAACGAGCAGACGCTGGAGGTGTTCCAGACCTCCTTCACGTTCGACCAGGGCTTCCTCCACCCCGGCGAGCAGCCCGGCCTGGGCGTCGAGCTCGACGAGGACGCGGCGTCCGCCTTCGAGTACACGAAGGCCTACCTGCCCGTGAACCGCCTCACCGACGGGACCGTCCATGACTGGTGA
- a CDS encoding bifunctional 4-hydroxy-2-oxoglutarate aldolase/2-dehydro-3-deoxy-phosphogluconate aldolase → MTGDVVRLPLPEKTVGSRLIVVARAQHAEDYDAALESLLDAGIRSVELTLTTPGTIERLPQLLERFGDRADLGVGTVTNTDQVARAADAGARYLVTPITAPELLAAALQAGVPLVPGGFTPTELFASWSAGASAVKVFPAGRLGAGYVKDLRGPFPDIQVVPSGGVDLDSARQWLDAGAAAVSVGGPLLGDAFAGGDLLALRQRAESFVAVASDGA, encoded by the coding sequence ATGACTGGTGATGTCGTGCGTCTCCCGCTGCCGGAGAAGACCGTCGGCTCGCGGCTCATCGTCGTCGCACGCGCGCAGCACGCCGAGGACTACGACGCCGCGCTTGAGTCCCTCCTCGACGCGGGCATCCGCAGCGTCGAGCTGACGCTCACGACTCCCGGGACGATCGAGCGGCTCCCGCAGCTGCTCGAGCGCTTCGGCGACCGCGCCGATCTCGGAGTCGGGACCGTCACGAACACCGACCAGGTCGCGAGGGCGGCGGATGCCGGTGCCCGCTACCTCGTGACGCCCATCACGGCGCCCGAGCTTCTCGCGGCGGCGCTGCAGGCCGGCGTGCCGCTCGTGCCCGGCGGCTTCACCCCGACCGAGCTCTTCGCCTCGTGGTCGGCCGGTGCCTCGGCGGTCAAGGTCTTCCCCGCGGGACGCCTCGGCGCCGGCTACGTCAAAGACCTCCGCGGACCGTTCCCCGACATCCAGGTCGTGCCGTCCGGGGGCGTCGATCTCGACAGCGCGCGGCAGTGGCTCGATGCCGGGGCGGCAGCCGTGAGCGTCGGCGGACCTCTGCTGGGCGATGCCTTCGCCGGGGGCGACCTCCTCGCCCTTCGTCAGCGCGCCGAGTCGTTCGTCGCGGTGGCTTCGGACGGCGCATGA